The following proteins come from a genomic window of Gottfriedia acidiceleris:
- a CDS encoding S8 family serine peptidase, producing MKKRKSFPYKVLATTTLASMLFTSTGFAEGTNENQVPAPSLDEIAKQGQKIFVEEQKQTGEKAVDPFGYKDLNDAHAYKPNDKVRVIVEVEQPTTSDDSTQTKKVRFKEKQDQVISKISKERSVPKINQRFYEGFNGFSLETEYRNLKEILQTPGVTNVHIARKFQSSMGASKELVQAQKVWQSYGYQGEGLLVAVVDTGIDYTHKDMTITEKGKAKEKWNQENIKSKLAETSVGEVWYSDKVPTGYDWADHDTDVIPHGLGNEHGMHVSGTIGANGDDANDGVEGIAPGVQLLAEKVFSDTANGAYEDDIIAGIEHAVTMGADVINMSLGTDSGFVSEVDDPIQKVIREATEQGTLVVVSGGNSAYSTQNNLLQSSLKPYAENPDIGTVGEPGVSPFALSVASYENTSIHMNTLKEENGLQLPYQDQSQYNFNLSKVLSPLESYELVYVGEGKTADFKNLPDLTGKIVVAKPNVRYATYSYIQSEAKKKNAKAVILVPAADDLDYPLVYWSPYFNVQAATTSKEIGNALISKLKSGYVVKMKPSKGVYVDNPDKNMMSYFSSYGAPHTLDFKPEISAPGGNIYSTVPGNGYEVMSGTSMASPHVAGGSALVLQSLYEKGLKRSESTALKAKIALMNTSKLIQDPSMNNEVPYSPRIQGSGLMQIQNSIKTPVLVTREKTPLEQAGAVALKEVNNNIHFKLNAEALQNLNVKDLEYQVYVDVYTDGRETKEFDLDNDGKLDSKEYLTLKSERVQGATATVNGETVTSTEGKTLKIKPGQEKNLDVQIQLPSSLKDGSFVEGYVRLVPSGQNSDSAVPLSVPYMGYYGKWDQSKNIDPAAYEKDAFLGYTTLWNDEIGAEGVFPLGYDPITGRFNMDRIVMSPNTPLKEVYPSFTVLRNLAKTEMYVENDKGELLQYLGDFSEYTGKPWKFRKNIMSFRDYLNTGYGWDLKDQNGQVVKDGVYNYVIKTTLDYNGAKPQIVKLPLHIDSVAPVVSDIKVTPKDGQYEISFKANDVGSGYNGAIVWYNGKYKSLPQGATSTLVKEEPKSVVVLGADYALNQSYTVWGDPSYINEGMLVSYFSVSPNKNVNAKTPAGINAFANNNVNWKIYIKDVNGNIIDSMDVLDKNEIHLKWTPEANVPNGTYTVSADVSSKDGFKVSVAPKTITVQQ from the coding sequence ATGAAAAAGAGAAAAAGCTTTCCTTACAAAGTCCTTGCAACGACAACTTTAGCTTCAATGTTATTTACATCAACTGGATTTGCTGAAGGAACAAATGAAAATCAGGTGCCAGCTCCAAGTTTAGATGAGATTGCAAAGCAGGGTCAAAAGATTTTTGTTGAAGAACAAAAACAAACTGGCGAAAAAGCTGTAGACCCATTTGGCTATAAAGATTTAAATGATGCTCATGCTTATAAACCAAATGACAAAGTCCGTGTAATCGTTGAAGTAGAGCAACCAACAACTTCTGATGATTCTACTCAAACTAAAAAAGTACGCTTTAAAGAAAAGCAAGATCAAGTCATTTCAAAGATATCAAAGGAAAGATCCGTACCTAAAATAAATCAACGCTTTTATGAAGGCTTTAATGGTTTTAGTTTGGAGACAGAATATCGTAACTTAAAAGAAATTCTACAAACACCAGGCGTTACGAATGTACATATTGCAAGAAAGTTTCAATCTTCAATGGGAGCAAGTAAAGAATTAGTACAAGCTCAAAAAGTTTGGCAAAGTTATGGATACCAAGGTGAGGGATTGTTAGTAGCGGTAGTTGATACTGGTATTGACTATACGCATAAAGACATGACAATCACTGAAAAAGGAAAAGCAAAAGAAAAATGGAATCAAGAAAATATTAAAAGTAAACTAGCTGAAACAAGTGTAGGAGAAGTTTGGTACAGTGACAAAGTTCCAACTGGATATGACTGGGCCGATCATGATACAGATGTCATTCCGCATGGTTTGGGAAATGAACATGGCATGCACGTATCAGGAACAATTGGTGCAAACGGTGATGACGCAAATGATGGGGTAGAAGGTATTGCACCAGGCGTACAGTTACTAGCAGAAAAGGTATTCTCTGATACAGCAAATGGGGCGTATGAAGACGACATCATTGCAGGGATTGAGCATGCGGTAACAATGGGAGCAGATGTCATTAATATGAGTTTAGGAACTGATTCAGGATTTGTTAGTGAAGTAGATGATCCGATTCAAAAAGTTATCCGTGAAGCGACTGAGCAAGGTACGCTTGTAGTTGTATCTGGTGGGAATTCTGCTTATAGTACACAAAATAATTTGCTGCAATCTTCTTTAAAACCATATGCCGAAAATCCGGATATTGGTACAGTTGGGGAACCAGGAGTTAGTCCTTTTGCGTTATCTGTGGCTTCATATGAAAATACAAGTATCCATATGAATACGTTAAAAGAAGAAAATGGATTGCAACTTCCATACCAAGATCAATCACAATATAACTTTAATCTATCAAAAGTATTATCACCGCTTGAATCTTATGAATTGGTTTATGTAGGAGAAGGTAAAACTGCCGATTTTAAAAATCTTCCTGATTTAACTGGTAAAATTGTAGTAGCAAAACCAAATGTAAGATATGCTACTTACTCCTATATTCAATCAGAAGCGAAGAAGAAGAACGCAAAAGCAGTAATTCTAGTTCCTGCTGCTGATGATCTTGACTACCCATTAGTTTATTGGAGTCCTTATTTTAATGTACAAGCAGCCACGACAAGTAAAGAGATAGGTAATGCATTAATTTCTAAGTTGAAAAGTGGATATGTTGTAAAAATGAAACCATCTAAAGGGGTGTATGTTGATAACCCGGATAAGAATATGATGTCATATTTTTCTTCATACGGAGCACCACATACATTAGACTTTAAACCCGAAATATCTGCACCAGGAGGAAATATTTATTCTACTGTACCAGGGAATGGCTATGAGGTTATGAGCGGTACATCAATGGCATCTCCACATGTTGCTGGTGGTTCAGCATTAGTTTTACAATCACTTTATGAAAAAGGATTAAAACGTTCAGAGAGTACAGCTTTAAAGGCTAAAATTGCTTTAATGAACACTTCTAAATTAATACAGGATCCTAGTATGAATAATGAAGTACCGTATTCTCCGCGTATTCAAGGATCTGGTTTAATGCAAATTCAAAACTCGATTAAAACGCCTGTACTTGTGACAAGAGAGAAAACGCCACTTGAGCAAGCAGGAGCAGTTGCACTTAAAGAAGTTAACAATAATATTCACTTCAAATTAAATGCAGAAGCGCTTCAAAATCTGAATGTAAAAGATTTAGAGTATCAAGTGTATGTAGATGTATATACAGATGGCAGAGAAACAAAAGAATTTGACCTAGACAATGATGGAAAGTTAGATTCAAAAGAATATTTAACATTAAAAAGTGAGCGTGTACAAGGTGCTACGGCAACTGTAAATGGTGAAACAGTTACAAGCACAGAAGGAAAGACATTAAAAATTAAACCAGGACAAGAAAAAAATCTTGATGTTCAGATTCAACTTCCATCAAGCTTAAAAGATGGTTCATTTGTTGAGGGATACGTACGTTTAGTTCCTTCTGGACAAAATAGCGATTCAGCAGTACCGTTATCAGTACCTTATATGGGGTATTACGGAAAATGGGATCAATCAAAAAATATTGATCCAGCAGCATATGAGAAAGATGCATTCTTAGGTTATACAACACTTTGGAATGATGAAATAGGAGCAGAAGGGGTATTCCCATTAGGTTATGATCCAATCACAGGAAGATTTAATATGGATCGAATTGTAATGTCTCCAAATACTCCATTGAAAGAAGTATACCCATCATTTACAGTACTTCGTAACTTAGCTAAAACAGAAATGTACGTAGAAAATGATAAAGGTGAATTACTTCAATACTTAGGTGATTTTAGTGAATACACTGGTAAGCCATGGAAATTCCGTAAAAACATTATGTCTTTTAGAGACTATTTGAATACTGGATATGGTTGGGATTTAAAAGATCAAAATGGACAAGTAGTGAAGGATGGCGTATACAACTATGTAATCAAAACAACGCTTGATTATAATGGTGCGAAGCCACAAATCGTAAAACTTCCATTGCATATTGACTCAGTTGCTCCAGTTGTTTCGGATATAAAAGTAACACCTAAAGATGGCCAATACGAAATCTCATTCAAAGCGAATGATGTTGGAAGTGGTTATAATGGTGCAATTGTCTGGTATAACGGTAAATATAAGTCACTACCACAAGGAGCAACATCTACTCTAGTAAAAGAAGAGCCAAAGAGCGTTGTAGTATTAGGAGCGGACTATGCACTAAACCAAAGTTATACAGTTTGGGGTGATCCTTCTTATATTAACGAGGGAATGCTTGTTAGTTACTTCAGTGTATCTCCAAATAAAAATGTAAATGCAAAAACACCAGCAGGAATCAATGCTTTTGCAAATAACAATGTAAATTGGAAAATTTATATTAAAGATGTAAATGGAAATATAATTGATTCAATGGATGTACTAGATAAAAATGAAATCCATTTAAAATGGACTCCAGAAGCAAATGTTCCAAATGGTACGTATACAGTATCTGCTGATGTATCTAGTAAAGATGGATTTAAAGTATCAGTAGCACCAAAAACAATTACAGTACAACAATAA
- a CDS encoding MurR/RpiR family transcriptional regulator: MKHLTILSKIENYMDRFTQAEKKIAVYIMEHAEIVPNLTTKDISNNTGASEASVVRFCKTIGIGSFKAFKIALVRDLTVAEMNINDFSVMDKKDTPYDLFNKVTYVNKAAIEATVSTLDKRELEKATDEIVKAKKIIFYGVGGSAVSAMDGAYKFGKIGYHAIMSPDFHMVITLVGHMEEGDIFVAVSNSGKTKDVLELARFAKKKGATIIAITKLGKSPLFKEADIKLCTPDMEQDIRIGSIGSKMAQQNIIDSLYVICFNRIGNKVSRKLHEYSEEAGKLRR; encoded by the coding sequence ATGAAACATTTAACAATCTTATCAAAAATTGAAAATTATATGGATCGATTTACGCAAGCCGAAAAGAAAATCGCTGTATATATAATGGAGCATGCTGAAATTGTCCCCAACTTAACGACTAAAGATATTTCTAACAATACTGGAGCCAGTGAAGCAAGTGTTGTTAGATTTTGTAAAACAATAGGAATCGGTAGTTTTAAAGCCTTTAAAATAGCATTAGTTCGAGATTTGACTGTAGCTGAAATGAATATTAATGATTTTTCTGTCATGGATAAGAAGGACACGCCTTATGATTTATTTAATAAAGTAACTTATGTAAATAAAGCTGCTATTGAAGCTACGGTATCAACTTTAGATAAAAGAGAATTAGAAAAAGCAACTGATGAAATTGTAAAAGCTAAGAAGATTATATTTTATGGAGTAGGCGGTTCTGCCGTATCAGCTATGGACGGAGCATATAAATTTGGGAAAATTGGCTATCATGCCATTATGTCTCCCGACTTCCATATGGTAATTACTTTAGTAGGTCATATGGAAGAAGGCGATATTTTTGTTGCCGTTTCTAATTCAGGGAAAACAAAGGATGTATTAGAGCTTGCTCGTTTTGCTAAGAAAAAGGGAGCAACGATCATTGCGATTACTAAGCTTGGCAAGTCTCCGTTATTTAAGGAAGCTGATATCAAGCTATGCACACCTGACATGGAACAAGATATTCGAATAGGAAGTATAGGTTCTAAAATGGCACAACAAAATATAATCGATTCATTATATGTCATATGCTTTAACCGAATCGGTAACAAAGTTTCTCGTAAACTTCATGAGTATAGTGAAGAAGCAGGAAAACTAAGAAGGTAA